A genome region from Ctenopharyngodon idella isolate HZGC_01 chromosome 5, HZGC01, whole genome shotgun sequence includes the following:
- the her1 gene encoding hairy-related 1: MVTPKMASRRPAKRILKPVIEKKRRDRINQRLDELRTLLLDNTLDSRLQNPKLEKAEILELTVEYIRTKATAARDSQGDSNKDSDPHDAPTQLSRRHHVHFASVPEPINAQTQMPSNPIYKAGFKECISRLASFIDCVEPSQRDSFVQGLCHHLDSYSNTLPQSRVSSQHHPWIPNAELTCRSDIPMRANTESFSYTNSLYPTSFMLHHPHPTGQPMTHPYLSPPYSLSPPPSPCYSSSSPPFSSSPTYLSVPCHFPFPPTISPLSSDSSSSSSSSSSSLSLPTPAVPVVPGPHLQVSVGSPTPVRPTGSVSSCQPRTLRRALFHNQPQSVWRPW, translated from the exons ATGGTTACTCCAAAAATGGCAAGTCGACGACCAGCCAAAAGA ATCTTGAAACCGGTTATAGAGAAGAAACGGAGAGACCGGATTAACCAGCGTTTAGACGAGCTGCGAACGCTTCTCCTGGATAACACTCTAGACTCG CGACTTCAAAACCCAAAACTGGAGAAGGCTGAAATTCTGGAATTAACCGTTGAATACATCAGGACAAAAGCGACGGCTGCGAGAGATAGTCAAG GCGATTCTAACAAAGACTCAGATCCACATGATGCTCCGACTCAGCTCTCGAGGAGACACCATGTGCATTTTGCTTCAGTCCCCGAGCCCATCAATGCCCAGACACAGATGCCTTCTAATCCAATCTACAAAGCTGGCTTTAAGGAGTGCATCTCCCGCCTGGCAAGCTTCATTGACTGTGTGGAGCCTTCTCAGCGAGACAGCTTTGTTCAAGGCCTGTGTCACCACCTTGACTCCTACAGCAACACTCTCCCCCAAAGCAGAGTTTCCAGCCAGCATCATCCATGGATCCCCAATGCAGAGTTGACATGCAGGTCGGACATCCCCATGAGAGCCAACACAGAGTCCTTTTCCTACACCAATAGTTTGTATCCCACATCTTTTATGCTCCACCACCCTCATCCCACAGGACAGCCCATGACACATCCCTACCTTTCCCCTCcatactctctctctcctccaccCTCTCCTTGTTACTCAAGCAGCTCTCCTCCCTTCTCCAGCTCTCCCACATACCTCTCTGTACCCTGCCATTTCCCTTTCCCTCCCACCATCTCGCCGCTCTCCAGTGACTCTTCTTCGTCCTCCtcgtcatcatcatcctctCTCAGTCTCCCAACCCCTGCAGTGCCTGTAGTCCCAGGACCTCATCTTCAGGTCTCCGTGGGATCCCCCACTCCAGTGCGACCCACTGGCTCAGTTTCCTCCTGCCAACCCCGGACTCTGAGACGAGCTCTCTTCCACAACCAGCCACAGTCTGTGTGGAGGCCCTggtga
- the mepcea gene encoding LOW QUALITY PROTEIN: 7SK snRNA methylphosphate capping enzyme (The sequence of the model RefSeq protein was modified relative to this genomic sequence to represent the inferred CDS: deleted 1 base in 1 codon): MIEMSFDKGTVLSCEGLTDPTSQQHSELTRNDTSTHHPSGKTTVINLSKEGGEEAGNETSVEHREKTAATDNNAVSDRGVVGFESSTQTQNGTQQPKPQQQKVNKRRNTMSIGFKHPCYGKRRRRANSESESVLPTNFLLGGNIFDPLNLNSLLDEEVNRALNAETPKSSPLPAKNRDPVEILIPRDITDPLNLNCPSAGDSSLLASPLKSSGGRRRHRNKHHGASAGGGGKGFVEGVTQIDLLECATVQDDISLIHSDSGVQQRCSRVVPEDQILSDVTLEARCSDKPSLTTNGGEVKEKAIDASTAPPSTNPTNAPSNRQRKRRRAGGRFENTDSSNKVESWGQKSGRHSQPFQTPGMGSRTGDAERLHWRPQCNNNQHPQQPKKKFQYGNYNKYYGYRNPGLSEDPRMRVLNPEWFRGKAVLDLGCNTGHLTLSIAKNWRPARIVGLDIDAALIHAARQNIRHYLSEVHTQQARRSGENGEGIEGRGMEEDLIEEKSQQKEKDEESFVVKEDGGEKKTKHVEEVNKCTVGEVGREEKAADQRGMSGKMEDGASVSLPDGKHSFPVSLRISRGPIAGPPLPEMNTNSLPPGDFPANVTFVKGNYVLESDMLVQIQKEEYDVILCLSVTKWVHLNWGDAGLKRLFHRVYKHLRPGGLFILEPQPWSSYSKRKKLTEDICKNYHSIRLKPDQFSSYLTTDVGFSSYELIGTPQNYSRGFQRPIYLFHKGPSPQK; this comes from the exons ATGATAGAGATGTCATTTGACAAAGGAACTGTTTTATCTTGTGAGGGGCTAACAGACCCCACTTCCCAACAGCACTCAGAACTTACTAGAAATGATACCAGCACTCACCATCCATCCGGGAAGACCACAGTTATAAACCTCAGCAAAGAGGGTGGTGAAGAAGCAGGAAATGAGACATCAGTGGAGCACAGAGAGAAAACCGCTGCCACAGATAACAATGCTGTGAGTGACCGTGGGGTTGTTGGGTTCGAATCGTCTACACAAACCCAAAATGGCACCCAGCAGCCCAAACCTCAACAGCAGAAAGTCAATAAGCGCCGCAACACTATGAGCATTGGATTTAAACACCCTTGTTATGGCAAACGACGACGACGTGCCAACTCAGAGAGCGAGTCAGTCCTGCCAACCAATTTCCTGCTGGGCGGGAACATTTTTGACCCACTCAACCTTAACAGCCTTCTGGATGAAGAGGTGAACCGGGCTCTCAACGCAGAGACGCCCAAGTCCTCGCCATTGCCAGCCAAAAACAGAGACCCTGTAGAGATCCTGATACCCAGAGATATCACAGACCCCCTCAATCTCAATTGCCCTAGTGCAGGAGATAGCAGTCTGTTGGCGTCTCCCTTAAAAAGCAGCGGAGGCAGGCGGAGACATCGGAACAAGCACCATGGAGCAAGCGCTGGAGGAGGTGGAAAAGGTTTTGTTGAAGGAGTCACACAGATCGATTTACTCGAGTGTGCAACAGTACAAGATGATATCTCCTTGATACATTCGGACTCAGGGGTTCAACAAAGGTGTTCAAGGGTGGTTCCTGAGGACCAAATATTATCGGATGTGACTCTTGAGGCTCGGTGTTCAGATAAGCCCAGTTTAACCACAAATGGCGGAGAAGTGAAGGAGAAAGCCATTGATGCCTCAACTGCACCTCCATCTACAAACCCCACCAATGCTCCATCAAACAGGCAGCGCAAACGCAGGCGTGCCGGTGGCAGATTTGAGAACACAGACAGTTCAAATAAGGTGGAAAGTTGGGGTCAGAAATCTGGGAGGCATTCTCAGCCCTTTCAAACCCCAGGAATGGGCTCTCGTACTGGAGATGCAGAGAGACTGCATTGGAGGCCACAGTGCAACAACAACCAGCACCCACAACAGCCGAAGAAGAAGTTTCAGTACGGCaactataataaatactatggttATCGGAACCCAGGGCTGAGCGAGGATCCTCGTATGCGTGTTTTGAATCCCGAGTGGTTCAGAGGGAAGGCCGTGTTGGATCTGGGCTGCAACACCGGCCACCTGACGCTGTCCATCGCCAAAAATTGGCGACCGGCACGGATTGTCGGCCTGGATATTGATGCAGCATTGATACATGCTGCTCGGCAGAATATACGGCACTATCTCTCTGAGGTCCACACGCAGCAGGCTCGACGTTCTGGGGAAAATGGGGAGGGC ATCGAGGGGAGAGGGATGGAGGAggatttaatagaagaaaagaGTCAGCAGAAGGAGAAAGACGAAGAGAGTTTTGTTGTGAAAGAGGACGGaggggagaaaaaaacaaagcatgTGGAAGAAGTGAACAAATGCACGGTCGGGGAAGTTGGTCGAGAAGAGAAAGCGGCTGATCAGCGAGGAATGAGTGGGAAAATGGAAGATGGAGCGTCGGTAAGTCTCCCTGATGGGAAGCATTCTTTCCCTGTCTCACTCCGGATCTCAAGAGGACCCATAGCTGGCCCCCCTTTGCCTGAGATGAACACAAACAGTCTCCCTCCTGGAGATTTCCCTGCCAACGTGACCTTTGTCAAG GGAAACTATGTGCTGGAAAGTGATATGCTGGTGCAGATACAAAAGGAAGAGTATGACGTGATCCTATGTTTGAGTGTGACAAAATGGGTCCACTTGAACTGGGGTGATGCTGGACTCAAGCGGCTCTTCCACAGGGTCTACAAGCACCTGCGGCCAGGAGGACTCTTCATTTTGGAGCCCCAACCCTGGAGCTCCTACAGCAAGAGAAAGAAGCTCACT
- the her7 gene encoding hairy and enhancer of split related-7: MKILGETETIKMDRKLLKPQVERRRRERMNRSLENLRSLLLQGPEHNSPSQRRIEKAEILEYTVLFLQNSVAQAKKAKDAEGGEKRQFMDGFSSCLQKAARFLSDEGDARGLEATLCQRLTQPCMSTSIRLPVRVQNSSRTQLPDSQSSVCKQGLPSACRNVVSHSNRNPFRSTDSNTLHATARPTSQHQEPVRQTVWRPWP; this comes from the exons ATGAAAATCCTTGGAGAAACTGAGACCATTAAAATGGACAGAAag CTGTTGAAGCCTCAGGTAGAAAGACGAAGAAGAGAAAGGATGAATCGCAGTCTGGAGAACCTGAGAAGTCTTCTTCTGCAAGGCCCCGAGCACAAT AGTCCTTCTCAAAGAAGAATAGAGAAAGCAGAGATCCTGGAATACACTGTCCTGTTTCTGCAAAACTCTGTCGCTCAGGCCAAGAAAGCAAAGGACGCGGAAGGAGGAGAAAAACGTCAGTTTATGGACGGCTTTTCTTCATGTCTTCAGAAAGCGGCCCGTTTCCTGTCAGATGAAGGTGATGCCCGTGGACTGGAAGCAACACTGTGTCAGCGTCTGACTCAACCCTGCATGTCAACCAGCATCAGACTGCCTGTCAGAGTCCAGAACTCCTCCAGAACGCAGCTTCCAGATTCACAGAGCTCTGTTTGCAAACAAGGACTTCCATCAGCTTGCAGGAACGTTGTGTCACACTCTAACAGGAATCCATTCAGAAGCACAGACTCCAACACACTGCATGCGACAGCCCGGCCAACCTCTCAGCACCAAGAGCcagtcagacagacagtctGGAGACCTTGGCCTTGA